A stretch of DNA from Lotus japonicus ecotype B-129 chromosome 4, LjGifu_v1.2:
tacatcatacatttctttttccctatactctagaatggaggatccttcctcattcttctgcactcccggcGTTGCTCTGCTCTTTCCTTTTCCAACCGTTCAAgcgcatactctatgttgctaAGCTTGATGCTAAGCTTGGTTCTCTCCAGACTAACTTCTATAGTCCTGAGTCTTCCTACCACTGAATCTCTTTCTCCTAGCAAATTCAGTTCCCGCTGGCTGAGTTCCTCCGCTTCCTTCACGAAGTCCAGGaattccttcagatctttctccagctCTGGATGAAGATCTtcctcaagcagtgtcttcgtcagctctcgtatcgttcgtgtaccatcagggtgccggatgttaaggaacatgtcttcctcgaaggccttccttctgagctcttccagtgcaaccatgtatgaagccatatTCTTTTTATGGTATTGATCAAGTTGTGAAGTTTACTCTATTCTAAAtctctttatataggcttcactctcTCTGACAGTTAATGCTCCTgtagtttctcgaggttaattcattggtaactgaagcttctctttactcccgtggccggtggtaaacgttcttcttttgcattaactcccttctttaattcgcgtaactctcattcatgcatcgattatttctccatcttttgaaacttagaccttctctaagggggagtaccttgtacttcaagctaagtttttcacaccccatgctttttgcttatgccaaaaagggggagtacacccagtttttgatgtgtaagctgtgttagtgtgatttattttttttcttttggagaatttaagagttccacctttatgaccatagatgtgtcactaggcaaatacaaggaatacatttcacttcttctgaagtgattttagtttgactctgataccttgtccgttgactctgaatacttatgcgctctgattattccaattcatctatgtcataagtttctcactctgaactcttatattatttagctcagaatctagactttactaacgttttcatcaagtattagattcagggggagctaagctcagaatcaagcagtgacttgaattcagaatgagcaagataaactattcacatcaggataagtcttattctatatctctaaactctgagtgaattcagtttattgtttaagaattgttcatcaaaaatcttagttttgtcatcatcaaaaagggggagattgtaagatcaagttttgatctagtagtacaactctatgttttgatgattacaagttaaccttttgatatgaacattacaagttaaccttttgatatgaacaattatggtactctaacgtgtttttctgagtgtgctatttacaggctctgacctctatcttatctcacacaaatcagaagcactatgcttaaagagtgacccaagcaacgctttcgcattctccatgttcagtctgaacagtggaaaagcttcagaagatctgaagtaaatcaagctctgataaggactcagctcacttgaagctctgatgatccagaagatctgacaaccaagagaCTATGAAGGCTCAGaggctctgatggtgtagaagactctgacgatccagactctaaagagtgaagactctgaagtccagaagcaactggctctgaagaccatgtactgatcctctgaagtgaagatcagaaggtacaacggtcagaggatccaagcttccttctgactctgatcaatcagcttcacaagttccaatacgaagcgctcctctgatcagaagtctacgaggttaaggtcaagtcactatccaaagtacaaaagcaaagtgtactatcctgacgacctacctaacaccctcagccacagcagaagctggaatttccagaactgccctccaacggtagcatttccatgcaacgttcaaccctaatccttggagtataaatagaggctgaagattgaaagaagcggccagaagcacttacacacgcgcaagacatattcaaaccttctaagctttctttcatcttgaatttcattgtgtttactataagctttttagaagcattttctttgtaaacaagaacttcatatacagttgtatagtttgcctttaggagatcaaggttgatcggatcctagagaagactaagagagtgaatcttagtgtgagctaagtcagtgtattgttagtcacttgtaggtttcaagtgcagttgtaacacatacctgattagtggattgccttcattctaagaaggaagaaatcaccttaacgggtggactggagtaacttgagtgatttatcaagtgaaccaggataaaatccttgtgtgcttttctatctcttatcttaagcacctcTTGAGTcttgaaaagatttgttaaaatcttaaggtggaagctttatcttgaaaacgttattcaaaccccccatttctaccgtttttcataccttcaacggTGGTTGTGAATGCAAGAATGAAGATAGATTTTGTTGAAAACCCTAAATTGGTGGTCAAATGTCTGAAATGCTCTTGTAGAACTCATTTTTTTGATATTTCAGACCTAGTAAACTAATCTCGTGGTAATCTCGCAATATTAAaagagattaagagatatctctAGAGATCACCCGAGATACTCgagatatgaaaaaaattattatccCCTGCTGATCTCGTTTTTGGTACCTGATATCGTAATCTCGTAAGAGACTAAGAGAAATCTCTAATGATTGACAACCATGAGTATTAGTAATACCCGAACCCGACCAATATAATGTCTTTGTTGATTTTgattaaacttttttttcttgattCTCTCATGATTTACATGTTTTATTGCTCTGATTTTAATATTCTATGATGGGAGTGTAGATTTGAATAGATTTGACATTTGTTTGTTAGTCAATAATTTGTTTTTGGTTAGTTGCCTAAACCATATCATTGTTTTATGAGTTCACAATTTCTATGCAACTAGATGTAAgactatttatttttttagtaaaacaatatttttttaaaacgtAAATGAAATGTTTAGAATTATAAAATGGTAAGATAGCATATTAATTGTGTTAATGTTGATAGtatttggtaataattaaaAGTTTACTTAGAAATAGAAATAACGATAATTTATGCAACTGGCTTAACTACTCATACTAAATAATtgtaaattattataaataaacttaattagttaataagaattgtaatgaattaaaaatataatgtaattattaattttactaagtatatcaataaaaaatatacatttCATTAAATATTATGAATATTTGAAGTAACATTCTATTTTTAAAAGTTTCGAAATTCGAACACTCAAATCGCTCTGCCAAAAAAACCTAACGTAACACTCTCGAGTCGCCGTTCCTCCTCATCCGACCGCAGCTCCTGCTCTTCCTCCTCCCGCAGAACCAGCGGGTCTCAACAGAGACTCTCACTACTCTCCATTGCCAACACCAGTTTCTGCTTCCTCCTCCCAACTCTCCCATTTTTGCACTAATCCCATCTTCCAAATTGCAGGCACATCATCTCAGAAGTGAAAAGTCTTGCTGGAAAAGTGAGAATTTTCTTGGTTTCCAATTCGATATTCCCCTGTGCATTGTCCCTATCACTGCTACTGTAGGTAACCTAATGGCATAAGATTGTGCGAGTCATCTCCGCCACGAAAACGACAACGACCCTCTTCCAACGACTCACCCCCAGCGGCGTCATTACCGGATGACCTCGTCGACGAGTTACTGTGCTACCTCCCCTTAAAGTCGCATTATGCGATTCTCCCTCAGTTCTAAGCCCTTGGGTTCCCGTATCTTCGACCCCGCACTCGCCAGAATGCACCTCTGCCGTTCGCTTATGGACTTCACCCGCCACCACCTACTCCTACACAACACCACCTCCTCGCGCGAACACGTTTACACGGATTACCCGCTCCTCTCATTTTTGAATGACGTCATGTCTTCCCCCACCCCACCGCACACTTCAAGCGCGATCCCAACagttttgattcattcattGGCTCCTGTGATGGAATAATATGTTTGTATGCGGATTATATGAAGTCTATGATTGCATGGAACCCTTCCACCAGAAGATTCAAGATATTGCTGCGTATGCGAAATCTACGGGGAGTCCTCATTTATGGATTTGGTTCTGTTCATCTCTCCAACGCTTACAAAGTAGTAGCACTTGACTTCTATAATTGCAATAATCTTCTGGTTTGCGAAGTAAAAGCCCAAGTTCATACCTTGGGTACTGATTCTTGGAGGGCCCCTCCAGATTTCCCTTCATGTGTGCCTCTGATTAAAACAAGAACATATGTGAGTGGCCATGTGCATTGGTCAGCTATGGATTTTGATACAAACTGTTTTATAATTTCTCTTGATTTGGGTAATGAGACTTATGGGAAACTTTTGTGTCCTCCTTACCCCAGAAGAAGAGAATTCGAGACACTTGGGGTGTTGAGGGATTGTTTAAGCATCATTTATGAGGACAATCTAGGGACTTGTAGTGTCTGGCTTATGACTGAGTATGGAAATCAACAGTCTTGGGCAAAACAATTCACTGTCCCAAGTGATATATTCCAATATCACAAGACACTTTGTCCACTACATTTTCCTGAGGATGGTAAATGTGGGTGAAGATTGGTTCAAAGCTATTTCTTTACAATTCTAGAGATAGAAGTGTGGTTATTACTGAAATTTGGAATATTGGTGGGATGGTGCTCCCAATGGTCTATGTAGAAAGTTTGATGGACATTTGATATTGGGAATAAGGATGCAAATGGTGGAACTTGGGAGGGGGTGAATGATGACCAGTGGAAGATTTGAAGCTGATAGCAATTACATTTGATTAGAACATATATTTGCTAAACTTTTAGAGTGtcttatttttttagttttttgctTTGAAGCTGATAGCAATTACTATTTGATTAGAGATTTGGTTAGAACATAGATTTGTTATGTGAAAGGTGAATCCTCATCTGGGTTTTGCAGTTCATGCATTTACATTTGATTTGCTTTTGTTGGTTTTTCGTTTTGTGTGGAACTGTGTTGAATAAGAGCAATGTGTTGGTTTTCCTtgtcaaaaaaattatgaatatttgaatatgtatataaacacacacacacacacacatatatatatatatatatatatattaaacatGTATTGTATGTTGGGTTCTTGGACGGCAGCGACGAGATTGCAGATGAGGTGCGGATGGCAGCAAGGTGGGGACGGCCGTCAGAGGGCAGTGTGTCTTTTTGCGTTGATGGTAGCTTCCGATTGGATCCCAGGTGCATGGGTTGGGGAGGAATCGTGCGTGATTCTCAGGGGTTGTGGCAAGATGGCTTTCACGGGTACATGATTGGAGAAAGTGCTTTCATGGCTGAAGCAATTGCTCTTGAAAGAGGTCTGCACTTTGTGTGGGACAGGGGCTATAGACAGGTCGTTTGCAATGTTGATTGCAGAAATTTGCTGCAAGCACTAGGAGATGAGGAAAAATGTCAGCTTCTCCCCATCCTAGGTGATATACGAGAGTTGCTCCAAAGGAGGTGGGTGGTTTCCTTGTCATATGTTGGCAGAGATTGTAATGCGTCGGCGGACTGGTTGGCCAAACGAGGAGCGTCTTCGCCGCTGGATCTTGAGTGCTCGCTGGATTCTCCGCCCTGGGAGTTGGAGGTCCTTATTTTGAGGGACCGTTTAAGCTCGTtgtagttgtttttttttttctgtagtTTTCCGAAGgatcaaaaaaaaagaaacaagcaTTATAAGTGTGTTATAtaattttttgtcaaaaaaaaaaagtgttataTAAACATGTATTGTATGTTACCTGAATGAAAAAAACTTAGACTCTATGAGATAATCTAGAAGTGTCTtgatatattttgattttatatttataaatatgtaaaaaaataatttacatattaataatatatttttatagaaTAATTATCAATAAATAGTATTGtgattaaataatttttcaatCAAACTCTGGAAAACTAATATATTAGTGTTTCAATCAATTTCTTGTCAAAGTTAGGGTCTTGGTCGGTGTGGATCAAAATTTGAGTTTTAGTCGGATTATGATCGATTTTAGAACTTTGGGGTCGATTTTAAGGTTTCAAACTGATTTTAAGGTTTCAGGTGATTTTATGGTGTCGGGTCGGGTTTTAATGTTTCAAGTTGATTCTAGGATTTTTGATATCGTAATCTCGtaagagattaagagatatctctagagattgacaaCCATGAGTATTAGTAATACGCGAACCCGACCATATATgttaaaattataaaactactatttatatatatatatatatatatatatcatattagTGATTAACTAATCATGAAAAGTAAGTATCATGTTTTTTTCAAAATgatataaaaacaaaattttcaaaacaaaatagCATAAACtgtgttttgttttgaaaaaaaaacctaTGCATCGAGTTAGGTTTAGGATATGTGTTTAAAGCTACAATAAGTTCAGGTAAACCCAAACCCGATGGATTGAGTTTAGGTATAGGAGTTCAGGTTTGGGTTTGGAAAATGCATACTCAAGTCTGACCTGACCCGTTGTCAACCTATGTTCAGAATATTGTTATGTGGTTTATATATATTGCTTCCAAACCAAATCAACTgacttttttataaaataaagttTCACTCAATAGAAAGTTATTGTTTCTAAATCTCTAAGAGTTATTTTAGTAAAGAGCTAGGTAGCTACCTTAATTAATTTGGCAGAAACATAGATTTTATATGAGATTACTTTGGACATCTGAGTCCCCGAAGGATATAGCTCAAGCGGCAAGAGCTAGGGTCATAAGGGTTTGGTGAGATGAAGGGTCAAGGATcaagggttcgaaccctgaggatgactaatttagtaacaactaacatttttctataaaaaatAACTTTAGACATGTGATAATTGTTACGTGGCTTTCTATTTTCCGCATCACTAGCTAATGATAGAATATTATAAAATGATACTGAAACAatagttatttaaaaaaaaaatgtacccaaatcatttttttagaaagcaaaaagGTGTATTAATCAAagctttgagaacaaagctaaaAAGGAGACATAGCAAGCAAAGGTGATTagaaacaacaaaacccaaatcaTATAAGTTAGATGAtagaaactaaaataaaatttagtgtAAAATGAGGGACTTAAAACTTATTGAAGCCTATTTTAAAAGGACTTATATACAGGacataaaaaactaaaatatgTCTAATAAATAAGAGCATGAGTACTAATTAGGAAACAGTTAAATCATTTTTCTATATATTCTGGTAAAAGATTGTGAAAAGAGTTGACAAAATAATTGACGTGTTTCCAATTGGCTCCTAAGAACAAAGAGAGCTGTATATTAAGTTGAGATTTAAGAATAATGGATTCTTTTGTCTTAAAATTTCACAGTAACATATGGTATAAAAACTTTCGGTCTCTGTTTATaaacaaatatttacagatTTTATTAGAGCttcatttattaaataattataaaaaaaacaaattttcacACGACTTGTTCATGTGAAATTTTAACCTTAGGAAGGTGAAAAAGAAGTCCAAAATCAATAAAAGTGTGAATATGAGATGGAAGAATCAATCACACAACTGTAGAACAAAAATAATAGTATTGTTAAAGTTTCACATTAATTAAAGATATGATCAAAACTCAATATAAAAGGAAGTACTGCAAAAGCTAGAGCTCGGTCTAATCCTAAATTTAAGAAGTAATGTGAGCAAATGATTAGAACATCAGCTGCCATCATACCCTGATGTAATGCTTTGCAACTTGTTCACATCCTGTGCGAGATTTTTGTTCGATATTATGTACTTTTTTTTCTGGTCCAACCGCTATTAAGTACTCGAGTTCACATTCTGATTAACGACAACCTCTCTATCCAGTTCAAAGGCATAAGTTCCTCTTTTCCTTTTCAGCATAATATGCCTTAGGCATAAGCTGCACATGGAATATTTGAAGTgtttagtttagcttttgcAAACCAGTTCAagtcccaaaatcaattataggCTTCTAGCACAATGTGTAGTTTTTTTCCTAGAAGTGCGCGCATGTCATATATGCTTGTTTATATAGGTATGAATCTTCTCAtgtggcttataaaaaaaaatcttctcaTGTGATATGAAGTCTAGAATTGAACTTAATGTGACTCCTAATAAAACCATGGAGAAATCGAGCCTCGCTAATTTCATTGTTTTCTCACACGACCCAAAGTGAAATTATTTACATATATCATgacattgtaaaaaaaaaaaaaatttggggaAGGagagggaattttttttcttgcttCACCCCCTTTGGGAGGCGCTTTCTTTTTGGAAGACTTCTCCTTCTCCATGGTAGGTTTTCTTTCCATAATAGATAGGTTCTCTAGCTACCATATTAGTTGATTTTTCTATTGGtaggttttttcttcttttagtgTGGTTTTGctactcttcttccttcctccatTGTCACTGTagcccagggccggcccaacaCCAAATGAGGCCTAAAGCGAATTTTAATTTTGAGAGCCTTGAAACATGTTTGATCTAATataaaattttgttaattttaattttggaggccttttttacttaagaaaaaaaatcggaggccttttttacttaagaaaaaacaaaaaaaattggaggcctaaagcccttgcttgggtggctttacccttgggccggccctgcTGTAGCCACCTCCACCATAACCGCCGCGGCGCCGCCTGCGCTCGTAGCCACCAGCTACCTCCATTGAAACTTGCGCCTGAGACCACATACATCAGCCACCATGACACCACTCTCGACAACTTCACCTTTGTCCACAACCACCAACCACCACTCGCACCCTCCACCCACGACCACCACTATCTATCTTTGGGCTATCTCATATGAAGTTTAGAGTGCAATGACACAATTAATTGTTTGCTACCATGAAGCCTACTAACATAGCTACATGATGCCAACTAATCTCATAGGATAATTGTCATGTTTTATAGGGGCTTATAACATACTGGTTTGTGCTGTAATGTGTTTCTGTGTGTTCTGCTGTAGTGTTCTCTCTACGGTTCGATTCCCTTTTATCTGTATGTACCGCTAAGCTTGGCTTTTGACTAAATCTTACGTAACTTTGTAAGAAATGAAGATAGTATCCCATTTACTCATGTAGTTAGTGTtgggaattcaagtgtgagtaagaagtcACACATTAGATGATTAGGGAAGTAATGAGTACTTTATCAGTCAGATGACTCGTACACCTAATATCTTAAGGTTTTGTGTGAAAGATTTGGTGTTCAATCCACTTGTGATTTGCTCTTGTTAGCCCAATTTGATGATCCCTCTGAGTTTTATGCCTCGTGCgacccaacagtggtatcataACCAATGGTTAGTGCAACCATGGCGGCGACTCCTCGTGTCGAAAGTCCTCCTAGCAATGGTGGCTAGGCGGCGTGTCCTGTTGATGGAGATTCAATGACGGTATAAGTATTTTGAGGCTTCCGCTAGagatggactcacacttgagagagagattGTTGAAAATTTAAGTGTGAGTaaggagtcccacattggatgaTTAAGAGAGTGAtgagcactttataagtgagatgactcatACATCTAATACCTTAAGGTTTTgagtgaaagatgtggtgtccaatacacttgtgattttctcttgttagtcCAATGTGATTATCCCTAGAGTTATATGCCTCTTGCGGCAGTTAGTTAGAAAGCAGTTACATTGATTGCTGTTAGCTTGGTtgtaagagcaactccaacgctggtttcttgaACCAGTTGGAGTTGCTAAGAGTTGGCTCTTAATTTTttgcagcattggagcttgctTAGTTGGCACTTTGGTTCCTTAAAATTAAAGCAGAGTTCCTTCCACAAGGAACTTTGCTTTTTGGTtccttaaattaaaaaaaaacaatattttctctcacatcCATCAACAAGAAAATGATGCAACAATAACAGAAGTGAAGAGAAGATGAGAAGAGACACAAAACCAACAAAAAATTCATCCATTAACAACTAAAAATCACAATTTCATTACATAAAGGACGcaaatttctcaaggattaaatttttatagtgaaaaagaaaacaatataGCTCCGAACTGAGGTCTTCTGGTCTTGCATGTCACTGATCTGCTACTAGAAGTTCCGATCTACAACTTGAACCATTGATCCGACCGTGGGAACCTCCGATCTGGCCCTAGAAGACTCTAATCTAACTGTGGATATCTCTGATCCGGCTTGGGACCTCCAATATGTTCTTAGCCCCCCTCCAACCATGAGAAGAATGAAGGAGAGGGAATTAGACCCGGCGGCGAAGCCTAGGGACTCGACGACGAAGTCCGGAGACGAGGCTAGATTTTGTGAAGGAAGAGGGAAGGGTTTTGTGGTTTCATGGAGAAGGGAGAGGGAAGGCCGAAGtgagaggaggaagaaaaaggtgagggaaagaggaagaagaaccgAGAAGTGAGAAGTGAGAGGAGGAAGTTAGGgagagaggaagaaggtgaagtcggTGGCTGGTGCGATGTAGAGAGGGAGAAGAGCTAAGGTTTCATGTGGAAGAAGAGAGGAAATGGAGCTTTTATACCCAAGTGATCGGTTCACTTGATTTTTTGCCCGTTTAGGCCCCTGGTTGACCGACTGGAGCCGGTTTTTGACCATTTGGGCCTTTTTTTGACCGGCTTGGCCGATTTTTTGGCCATTTGGGCTCCTCTAATCGGcccacatttttttttgaaatttcaacccaattattactatttaattatagtatcaaggaaattaaaagaaaataatttaatttaattatagtattgatttagtattaaatttcaaatctaaattgggtgaaaataaatattataaattaatatgGTATGGTGGGACACGAGTGAGACCCttgtaatagtaatttaagaaactatgggttggagcaaaatctgcttcagtttcttgGGAGTTCTTTAAATCTAATGTGGTCGTACGGGTCCAcaggaatagtgctgaatatTGTTTAAGGAATCAAATAAAGAACCTTTGCATTGGAGTTTGCTTTAACAGTAAACTGAATTGGTTAGTCTCCAAGTCATGTACAAAAGATATCTCTCCCTGTATATTTTGGATAGATAAATtaatatcaacaaacttcattTCTCTCAATCTCTCTGAGTTCAGCAAAATACTAAGTGTATGTGTGGAAACTTGATAGGTTTTACATTGGGACAGAAATGCTCTAAAAGAAGAAACTAGGAGTAGCTTTAGTGAGAGAAGTGGTTCTGAAAGATTTCCGCGTAAAACCAAAGATGCCGCTAAACCTATTTTGAGTGAAAAGCAATGGCTGACAAGTTAAGTATAAGGCACCAAATGTAGTAGGCATCTCTTTACAAGTATCTAACTTATGGTCTGCCAGTTTATCTGTGTGACAATGTTGAAATATGAAAGGACTAAAAGCTTCATTTTTGGGGTACCTTGGATCAGGATGCTCTGCAACTATATTCTTGAACAACTTGTTCACGATTTCTTGCACTTTATCTTTTTATCGACATACATATGTTGGACCACCACTATGTAACACTCAAATATTCGGTTTTATTAATTTCATTACATGCCATCTATATACCTTATTCATTTTTTCCTCAATGAATTACATCTCTTCTGTCTAGAACCCAAAGAGAGTTtgactaaaaaaaaattgtatagaACACATTTTCTTAAGCCAAATGAACTCATTACTCATTAGTCCACATGTTGGAAAAATATCATCCATAGACCAGTCTACATGTAAAATACTTGTCCATCCAGCAAGGTATATTAAAGAAAGCATCAAGAAAAGGTTAAATTGGGTCTCATCATAAACAACCATAGCTTCACCTTTTTAGCAAGAGACacaatgtttggattagcttcAATTCTCCACAAAGGTGATTTAGACTTCATAATCAATTTAAGcaagatttccaaacatgcactatgcTTATTGCAGCGACATATGAAA
This window harbors:
- the LOC130713044 gene encoding F-box/kelch-repeat protein At3g23880-like, whose protein sequence is MKSMIAWNPSTRRFKILLRMRNLRGVLIYGFGSVHLSNAYKVVALDFYNCNNLLVCEVKAQVHTLGTDSWRAPPDFPSCVPLIKTRTYVSGHVHWSAMDFDTNCFIISLDLGNETYGKLLCPPYPRRREFETLGVLRDCLSIIYEDNLGTCSVWLMTEYGNQQSWAKQFTVPSDIFQYHKTLCPLHFPEDGKCG
- the LOC130713045 gene encoding uncharacterized protein LOC130713045, coding for MAARWGRPSEGSVSFCVDGSFRLDPRCMGWGGIVRDSQGLWQDGFHGYMIGESAFMAEAIALERGLHFVWDRGYRQVVCNVDCRNLLQALGDEEKCQLLPILGDIRELLQRRWVVSLSYVGRDCNASADWLAKRGASSPLDLECSLDSPPWELEVLILRDRLSSL